Proteins encoded by one window of Culicoides brevitarsis isolate CSIRO-B50_1 chromosome 2, AGI_CSIRO_Cbre_v1, whole genome shotgun sequence:
- the LOC134830661 gene encoding putative glycerol kinase 5: protein MNSATKYIAGLDIGTTSVRCFIYDAKTQIHGRSSRHINLLYPQPGYVEINPTELFESVVAVIKEALEDADLSAADLTCIGISTQRSSFITWNRHTGKPYHNMITWKDLRADALVRKWNSSYFMKTINTVASGLYFVTRHPRLLAGKALRFMNTQVVTRLVWCIRNIKELEDGMNKGDALFGTLDSWLLYRLKQGTDVSKQVDHISDFSSITTTAFFDPFTMSYSKPVLKILNISEAMLPTPVPNNYDFGYIDSSLFGHEIKIATSISDQSGSMIGQCCLNRGDVKITLGTGAFFNANYGDKCSASAYGMYPVVGWGLEDKVTYFIEGASNDCGTVIEWALSTGLIDDVKTSSDIAESVPDTDGVYFMNAFTGLGAPFMDGRAACGFIGLKPSTTKAHMVRALLESIAYRAALLYYCCLEETSLRFTALRVDGGVSRNNFVCQMIADLIRLNVERAANPEMTMLGTVFLAGLNEGIYKNKEELHQLNKIDVTFKPRPEFVKKAAAGLAQFREAGKRFGNWYKEGNSS, encoded by the exons ATGAATTCGGCAACAAAATATATCGCTGGACTCGATATTGGAACAACGAGCGTTCGCTGCTTTATTTACGACGCCAAGACACAAATTCACGGAAGAAGTTCGCGACAT ataaacttATTGTATCCACAACCTGGATATGTTGAAATAAATCCAACAGAATTATTCGAAAGTGTTGTTGCGGTCATCAAAGAAGCTCTCGAAG ATGCCGATTTGAGTGCAGCTGATTTAACGTGCATTGGAATTAGTACGCAACGAAGCTCGTTTATTACTTGGAATCGTCACACGGGGAAGCCGTATCATAAT ATGATCACATGGAAAGATCTACGAGCAGACGCTTTGGTACGAAAATGGAATTCGAGTTATTTCATGAAG ACCATAAACACGGTTGCAAGTGGATTGTACTTCGTTACGCGTCATCCGCGCTTGTTGGCAGGGAAAGCATTGCGTTTCATGAACACGCAAGTAGTAACGAGGCTGGTTTGGTGCATCCGGAACATTAAAGAGCTTGAAGATGGGATGAATAAAGGAGATGCTCTTTTTGGTACTCTTGATTCGTGGCTTTTATATCGATTGAA acaaggAACTGATGTTTCAAAGCAAGTCGATCACATTTCTGATTTTTCCAGCATTACAACAACGGCTTTTTTTGATCCGTTTACGATGAGCTACTCGAAACCTGtgttaaaa attctcAATATCAGTGAAGCCATGTTACCGACTCCCGTTCCCAACAATTATGACTTTGGTTACATCGACAGCTCTCTCTTCGGACACGAAATCAAAATTGCTACATCAATTTCCGATCAAAGTGGCTCCATGATTGGTCAATGTTGCTTAAATCGTGGCGACGTAAAGATCACTTTGGGCACCGGAGCGTTCTTCAACGCCAACTACGGCGATAAATGCTCGGCATCCGCTTACGGAATGTATCCCGTCGTCGGTTGGGGTCTCGAAGACAAAGTCACGTACTTTATTGAAGGCGCTTCGAACGATTGCGGCACCGTAATTGAATGGGCATTATCCACTGGTTTAATTGACGACGTCAAAACATCGTCAGATATCGCGGAATCTGTACCCGACACGGATGGCGTTTACTTCATGAACGCTTTTACGGGTCTCGGAGCTCCCTTTATGGATGGCAGAGCTGCTTGCGGCTTCATTGGACTAAAACCGTCAACGACAAAGGCGCATATGGTACGTGCCTTGCTCGAAAGTATCGCGTATCGAGCAGCTTTGTTGTATTACTGCTGTTTGGAGGAGACATCGTTGCGATTTACGGCGTTGCGTGTGGATGGAGGCGTTTCTCGGAATAATTTTGTGTGTCAAATGATCGCAGATCTCATAAGACTGAATGTTGAACGTGCTGCCAATCCGGAAATGACAATGTTGGGTACGGTTTTCCTTGCGGGCTTGAACGAAGGCATCTACAAGAACAAAGAAGAGTTGCATCAACTGAACAAAATTGACGTGACGTTCAAACCGAGACcggaatttgtgaaaaaagcaGCTGCTGGGCTCGCGCAATTCCGGGAAGCGGGAAAAAGATTCGGAAATTGGTACAAAGAAGGCAATTCTTCGtag
- the LOC134831036 gene encoding myb-like protein AA gives MCSSKHKFAEMVCKEDIIAWFRELESYKRIDTMCTLLNMCLPFELRFLGTVLEELGRRDAQELRGVELRVNNQQEFANDIQICHNGDPNDMRVRRKMALYLALLRATFNRTCINELFTTLEQWGEGEFTNFADGDPLQELLLVYTMATNHPIFTFEQRDKCGNVLQKIKQSKNLDVKMMSSDASPTQQSQQMTTTTGLSMQQTIPPQQLASPSTAAGYPLPGQYLHNSTSTPPLFTMMNPATGYPQTPMSQIMSDNLAPHMTVEMAAQLQMAAGQAPNVIPMPADFSMPPPTAVPWNIRPQHNYQPFQSMSLEGSFHQSTSSPMLSQPSSPAHSRTTSPNRSVRTDNRGGSNTGGDDSSSTRSSQTGRSDTSDRIQGNSRQQQQQRGSLRNSRRPSIDSTPPPQQQQQQQQQQQQSQIVTIVGNEVMIPQNLKADFNEVIGDVALNQLQQIRNGYSRQMIHSIARQSNKQSYIHNQQQSAGLPYAAFQNMQINDMHQVGVLPPQQHHKSGGSDSGSGSGGEISPPETPSNMNASANERRDMVGNNRNRMRGGGMNGRQQQQQQQGQQQSQQQGSGLKGDSQQQQGSVIYSTSSPLAGQFATTGDQQQQLLLASNNAPSSLISSNSQNNLQQLAGTTAFVNAASTANTFPYQLATNRQIPAQVLYIQQPIQPIYIPTQPQQQSQQATQTQNMRSSPSLQIPPPTMASVSPQIQTTSAALTNSSAYPTNKMNQSCFNCGSTTHNGRECQEASMEDVTRTSIYKLDYNSSSGNSGTATMTTSQSSSTGTLAPIVAATTQSETNASSTQQAGTIVPKIKPHFNPEIVPQPAIDQDEIIDLISDSSSNGSRK, from the exons ATGTGTTCATCAAAACACAAATTCGCTGAAATGGTGTGCAAGGAAGACATAATTGCGTGGTTTCGAGAGCTGGAAAGTTACAAACGGATCGACACAATGTGCACCCTGCTAAATATGTGCCTTCCATTCGAGTTGCGGTTCCTCGGCACGGTGCTGGAGGAGTTGGGGCGTCGCGATGCCCAGGAATTACGTGGCGTCGAGTTGCGTGTGAATAATCAGCAGGAATTCGCGAACGACATCCAGATTTGTCACAATGGCGATCCGAACGACATGCGAGTGCGTCGCAAAATGGCACTTTATCTCGCGCTGCTGCGAGCCACCTTCAATCGGACGTGCATCAATGAGCTCTTTACGACGCTCGAGCAATGGGGCGAGGGCGAATTTACGAATTTTGCCGACGGAGATCCGTTGCAGGAACTCCTGCTGGTCTACACGATGGCCACGAATCATCCGATTTTCACGTTTGAGCAGCGCGACAAATGCGGCAACGTTCTGCAAAAGATCAAACAATCCAAGAATCTGGATGTCAAGATGATGTCATCGGATGCGTCGCCGACACAACAATCGCAACAAATGACAACGACGACGGGACTTTCGATGCAACAGACAATTCCGCCACAGCAGCTGGCTTCTCCTTCCACAGCAGCGGGCTACCCATTGCCGGGACAGTATTTGCATAATTCTACATCGACGCCGCCATTGTTTACGATGATGAATCCCGCAACTGGCTACCCCCAAACACCAATGTCTCAA ATAATGTCGGATAATCTCGCGCCACACATGACTGTCGAGATGGCGGCACAATTGCAAATGGCTGCGGGTCAAGCACCGAATGTCATTCCGATGCCTGCTGACTTCTCCATGCCGCCTCCAACGGCAGTTCCGTGGAACATTCGACCCCAACACAACTATCAGCCGTTTCAATCAATGTCCTTAGAg GGCTCATTCCATCAATCTACGTCATCGCCAATGCTAAGTCAGCCATCGTCGCCTGCCCATTCACGCACTACTAGTCCAAATCGCTCCGTGCGAACCGATAATCGTGGCGGCAGTAACACGGGCGGCGACGACAGTTCGTCAACACGTTCATCGCAAACGGGTCGCTCTGACACAAGTGATAGAATACAAGGGAATAGTCGACAACAGCAACAGCAACGCGGTAGTCTGCGGAACAGTAGGAGACCGTCAATTGATTCGACGCCACcgccgcagcagcagcaacaacaacagcagcagcagcaacaatcaCAGATAGTTACAATTGTCGGGAATGAAGTGATGATTCCACAAAACTTAAAAGCGGATTTTAATGag GTGATTGGAGACGTTGCCCTGAATCAATTGCAGCAAATTCGGAATGGCTACAGTCGACAGATGATCCATTCAATCGCTCGGCAGTCGAATAAGCAGTCCTACATTCACAATCAGCAGCAATCTGCTGGTTTACCGTATGCCGCATTTCAGAACATGCAAATAAATGACATGCATCAAGTGGGTGTCTTGCCGCCGCAACAGCATCACAAATCGGGCGGAAGTGATTCGGGCTCGGGATCTGGCGGAGAAATCAGTCCGCCGGAAACGCCGAGCAACATGAATGCGAGTGCGAACGAAAGACGCGACATGGTTGGAAATAATCGAAATCGAATGCGTGGCGGAGGAATGAATGGAagacagcagcagcagcagcaacagggCCAACAACAAAGTCAACAACAAGGCAGTGGGCTGAAAGGAGactcacaacaacaacaaggatCTGTGATATATTCGACGTCGAGCCCGTTAGCGGGTCAATTTGCGACAACTGGCGACCAACAGCAACAGTTACTGTTGGCATCGAACAACGCCCCAAGTAGTCTTATAAGTAGCAATAGTCAAAATAACTTACAACAATTGGCGGGCACGACGGCATTCGTGAATGCAGCGAGTACGGCAAACACGTTTCCGTACCAACTAGCGACAAATCGCCAGATTCCCGCGCAAGTATTGTACATTCAACAGCCGATCCAGCCCATTTATATTCCTACGCAGCCCCAGCAACAGTCGCAGCAGGCAACGCAAACGCAAAATATGCGATCGTCGCCCTCGTTGCAAATTCCGCCGCCCACAATGGCATCCGTGTCGCCGCAAATTCAGACGACAAGTGCCGCGCTAACCAACTCCTCGGCATACCCGACGAACAAAATGAACCAATCGTGCTTCAATTGCGGCAGCACGACACACAATGGGCGCGAATGCCAGGAGGCGAGTATGGAAGACGTTACTCGCACCTCAATCTACAAGCTAGATTACAACAGCAGCAGCGGCAATTCCGGCACGGCGACAATGACAACGAGTCAGTCGTCGTCGACGGGCACTTTGGCGCCCATTGTTGCAGCAACTACTCAATCAGAGACGAATGCCTCATCCACACAACAAGCCGGCACAATTGTTCCCAAAATTAAGCCACACTTCAATCCGGAGATTGTTCCGCAACCCGCTATTGACCAAGATGAAATTATCGATCTAATATCCGACAGCAGTAGTAACGGAAGCAGAAAGTGA
- the LOC134828496 gene encoding luciferin sulfotransferase-like has translation MFEFTSIGPTKVDCDGCHDFVYVSYNKTDASQLDMEGNNNNRIVLIEKYAKIAQKIKDMEVYDDDIWVVSFPKSGTTWTMEMTWLLNNDLNYKMARDVELSHRVPMLEISGVLNLFPEGSADTVINMRRPRHIKTHLNVALLPDKLWTSKAKVFYVARNPKDCIVSYFHHSRHITGYHGSMDDFVETFLQDKVLYTPYFEHIQAFWNLRHKPNIMMFMYEDMQADLLSILRKISEFLGKNYTDKQLIELKEHLSADKMRKNPSCNNDVFLSEAQKRNNPVNDGTYTFIRKAKVGGYKEELSQHFIERIDKWTEESLKFTDFRFKC, from the exons ATGTTTGAGTTTACATCGATCGGTCCCACAAAAGTCGATTGTGACGGTTGTCACGACTTCGTTTACGTCTCGTACAACAAAACGGATGCCTCGCAGCTCGATATGGAaggaaataacaacaacagaatCGTTTTAATTGAGAAATATGCCAAAATTGcgcaaaaaattaaggatATGGAGgtttacgacgacgacatttGGGTTGTATCGTTCCCCAAATCGGGCACAACTTGGACAATGGAGATGACATGGTTGCTAAATAACGATTTAAACTACAAAATGGCGCGAGATGTTGAATTATCGCATCGTGTTCCCATGTTGGA aatTAGTGGCGTTTTGAACTTATTTCCCGAAGGCTCGGCAGATACAGTGATCAACATGCGGCGCCCACGACACATTAAAACGCATTTGAATGTCGCATTGTTGCCCGATAAACTTTGGACGAGCAAAGCGAAAGTTTTTTATGTCGCGCGTAACCCGAAAGATTGTATCGTCTCGTATTTTCATCATTCGCGACACATTACCGGATATCACGGGTCAATGGATGACTTTGTAGAGACATTTTTGCAAGATAAGGTCCTTTACACGCCATATTTCGAACATATTCAAGCTTTTTGGAATTTGCGCCATAAACCGAACATCATGATGTTCATGTACGAAGACATGCAAGCAGATCTTCTGAgtattttgaggaaaattagCGAGTTTCTTGGCAAAAATTACACTGACAAGCAATTAATTGAGCTGAAGGAGCATTTATCAGCAGATAAAATGAGAa aaaatccTTCATGCAACAACGACGTTTTCCTCTCGGAAGCGCAAAAACGAAACAATCCAGTGAACGACGGGACTTATACCTTCATTCGCAAAGCAAAAGTCGGCGGATACAAGGAGGAATTGAGTCAACATTTTATTGAACGAATCGACAAATGGACCGAGGAATCTCTTAAATTTACTGATTTTCGtttcaaatgttaa
- the LOC134828494 gene encoding 3,4-dihydroxyphenylacetaldehyde synthase 2 — MNSQEFREFARAAIDFVADYLDNVRDQQVLPSVEPGYLHQLLPNEMPEGSENWKDVMEDLNKFIMPGITHWQSPNFHAYYPTQTSYPSIVGEIMAAGLGVVGFSWICSPACTELEVIMMNWLGKFINLPESFLNCGPGNGGGVIQGSASECVLVAILTARETAVRRLKSSFPHLTEGEIRAKLVAYSSDQSNSCVEKGGILGAITLRLLPADENCVLQGETLQKAIEEDIARGLIPCICIGTMGTTGTCAFDNIDAIGDVCNEFNVWLHIDAAYAGSFFCLPEYRHLMQGIEKADSLNYNLHKMMLVNSDCSGMWFKNVNDTVESFNVDRIYLMHQYQQQNVAPDYRHYQIALGRRFKALKVWFTLRTYGAEKIREKLRKHIKLAEVFEKKLLKDPRYEIIFPANFGLVIFRMKGPCERTQKLLNNLNESKKLYMVPATWQNKIVLRFVICGFDPEPKDIDFALEEIKAQTENIVSLNSEQPQIIVKEHLKDHGQENQENVERTNLEFIMAKGR; from the exons atGAACTCTCAAGAATTTCGAGAGTTTGCAAGGGCAGCAATTGACTTTGTTGCCGATTATTTGGACAATGTACGAGATCAACAAGTCTTACCTTCCGTTGAACCGGGATATTTACATCAATTATTGCCCAATGAAATGCCCGAAGGATCCGAAAACTGGAAAGACGTCATggaagatttaaataaattcatcatgCCAGGCATCACACATTGGCAGTCGCCCAATTTTCACGCTTATTATCCCACACAAACGTCATATCCCTCAATTGTGGGCGAAATAATGGCAGCAGGACTCGGCGTTGTGGGCTTCAGTTGG ATTTGTAGTCCAGCATGCACCGAATTAGAAGTCATCATGATGAATTGGCTCGGAAAGTTCATAAATTTGCCGGAATCTTTCCTGAATTGCGGTCCAGGCAACGGCGGAGGCGTCATTCAAGGGTCTGCGAGTGAATGTGTCCTTGTTGCTATTTTAACGGCACGCGAAACGGCAGTTCGTCGACTCAAAAGCTCCTTCCCTCATTTAACGGAAGGCGAAATTCGTGCAAAACTTGTGGCATATTCGAGTGACCAAAGCAACAGTTGCGTCGAAAAAGGCGGCATTTTGGGAGCAATCACTTTGCGTCTCTTGCCAGCTGACGAAAATTGCGTTTTGCAGGGAGAAACGTTACAAAAAGCGATTGAGGAAGATATCGCACGTGGCTTAATTCCGTGCATCTGCATTGGGACGATGGGAACAACAGGAACGTGCGCTTTTGACAACATCGATGCCATCGGGGATGTTTGCAACGAATTTAATGTCTGGCTCCATATTGACGCCGCATATGCTGGTTCGTTTTTTTGCTTGCCGGAGTATCGTCATCTCATGCAAGGTATTGAAAAAGCCGATTCTCTCAACTATAATTTGCACAAAATGATGCTCGTGAATTCCGATTGCTCCGGAATGTggttcaaaaatgtcaatgaCACCGTGGAATCGTTCAACGTCGATCGGATTTATCTCATGCATCAATATCAGCAGCAAAATGTCGCACCGGACTATCGTCATTACCAAATCGCGCTCGGTAGGAGGTTCAAAGCACTCAAAGTTTGGTTCACTTTGAGGACTTACGGGGCGGAAAAGATACGTGAGAAGCTTAGAAAACACATCAAACTCGCTGAAGTCTtcgaaaaaaagcttttaaaggaTCCGCGatacgaaattatttttcccgcCAATTTTGGACTTGTGATTTTCCGCATGAAAGGTCCTTGTGAACGCACACAAAAGCTTCTTAACAACCTGAATGAgtcgaaaaaattgtatatggTACCGGCAACATGGCAGAATAAAATCGTTTTACGTTTCGTGATTTGCGGATTCGATCCAGAGCCAAAAGACATCGACTTTGCGCTTGAAGAGATAAAAGCTCAAACAGAAAATATCGTTTCTCTTAACTCAGAACAACCACAAATAATTGTAAAGGAACATTTAAAAGACCATGGACaagaaaatcaagaaaacGTTGAAAGAACAAATTTAGAGTTTATAATGGCAAAGGGCAGATAA
- the LOC134830555 gene encoding cysteine-rich venom protein-like, which translates to MGKTLFIIIIILTTAITYSSTWKRDRRPRIYGDRIQNRHISPRMRRVQNRIIMLHDYFRTKVRPKAANMLRMNWHHGAARAAQRWADQCLLLQHDTPKGRWVDNFGSCGQNIFVSTQKVSWLFAMQTWFIERHNFTYGSNRNHLHVVGHYTQMVNAATHKVGCGLTRCKSGGPRGKPFYNYVCNYCPIGNHPDRLGTPYMRGKPCSACPHACLSRDIRLCTNECNAADKLSNCKELYQRFPGWLCNEVTKEGLERHDNCKATCTCRGRIHDFN; encoded by the exons atgggaaaaacactttttatcataattatcATTCTCACAACTGCCATCACATATTCCAGTACGTGGAAGCGCGATCGAAGACCCCGAATTTACGGAGATCGCATCCAAAATCGACATATTTCGCCGCGGATGCGACGCGTGCAGAACAGAATTATCATGTTACATGACTATTTTCGGACCAAAGTGCGACCCAAAGCTGCCAATATGCTACGAATG AATTGGCATCACGGGGCGGCACGTGCAGCGCAAAGGTGGGCCGATCAATGCCTCTTGTTGCAACACGATACCCCCAAAGGGCGTTGGGTCGACAATTTCGGGAGTTGTGGTCAGAACATTTTCGTGTCAACGCAAAAAGTTTCGTG GTTATTTGCGATGCAAACGTGGTTCATAGAACGCCACAACTTCACATATGGCTCCAATCGGAATCATTTGCACGTCGTTGGACATTATACGCAGATGGTGAATGCCGCAACGCACAAAGTTGGATGCGGATTGACGAGATGCAAGTCGGGCGGGCCACGAGGGAAGCCTTTTTACAATTATGTCTGCAATTATTGCCCGAT TGGCAATCATCCAGACAGACTCGGAACTCCATATATGCGAGGAAAGCCATGTAGCGCGTGCCCCCACGCTTGTTTGTCGAGAGATATAAG ACTTTGCACTAATGAATGCAACGCTGCCGATAAGCTATCAAACTGTAAAGAGCTGTATCAGAGGTTCCCCGGATGGCTTTGTAACGAAGTAACGAAGGAAGGATTGGAGCGACATGACAATTGTAAAGCCACTTGTACATGTCGCGGACGAATACACGACTTTAATTGA
- the LOC134828493 gene encoding fatty-acid amide hydrolase 2-A-like — protein sequence MPLLNISPLQFTLTLSKYSGNCILPFVHLRQRNRKFLPPIDDSLLLLPLHELAERIREQRVTSVAVVVAYIARILQVDPILKAVMDERFAAAIEEARTADRMCQTLDRETLKKNFPLLGVPFTVKESIGVHGMSQSVGVLSRKNVKCRKEGLAIQNLRAAGAIPLCVTNVPEWCLSWETQNKIVGRTVNPYNTVRSPGGSSGGEAALIASAASLFGIGTDFIGSCRLPAMFCGVFGHRPSRPLISLTGPTLLFPDKAAQEILTFGPMTRYAKDLPIVLEVMCGTENAKLLKLHEEVNFEKIKVLYCTQFSKSSEDLNFDPEVLESLKNARNAFSNAGADIEEADLCFDGMFETLFSHIMGIDNSTMIEKSEIPQGACFKEYVKWACRKSNHTLFAINSQFFLRNERLYPKDKKKVYEKRLECLKNEIENFLKPNTILVLPTFPTAAYRHFSSTTSTAALQFVLLASVFNLPATSIPMGLNKKGLPIGIQVIAGRFQDRLCFAAAKLLEERFGGWQPPSMVLEKEKLGKS from the coding sequence atgccgTTACTCAACATATCACCGCTGCAATTCACCTTAACTCTCTCCAAATATTCTGGCAATTGTATTTTACCATTTGTTCATTTACGACAAAGAAATCGGAAATTCTTACCGCCAATCGATGATTCGTTACTTTTGTTGCCTCTTCACGAGTTGGCGGAACGCATTCGTGAGCAACGCGTGACTTCGGTAGCTGTTGTTGTCGCCTACATCGCTCGAATTCTTCAAGTTGACCCAATTCTGAAAGCTGTGATGGACGAGAGATTCGCTGCGGCAATCGAAGAAGCACGCACCGCCGATCGGATGTGTCAAACGTTGGACCGGGAAACGctgaaaaagaattttccgCTACTCGGAGTGCCTTTTACGGTGAAAGAGAGCATCGGAGTGCACGGAATGTCGCAATCTGTGGGAGTTTTGTcgcgaaaaaatgtcaaatgtcGAAAAGAGGGACTTGCGATCCAAAATTTACGTGCTGCTGGAGCGATTCCTTTGTGTGTGACAAACGTGCCGGAATGGTGTTTGAGTTGGGAGACGCAAAATAAAATCGTGGGACGAACGGTTAACCCTTATAACACAGTTCGCAGTCCCGGAGGCAGTTCGGGCGGAGAAGCAGCTTTGATAGCATCAGCTGCATCACTTTTTGGCATTGGAACAGATTTTATTGGATCATGTCGCTTACCGGCGATGTTTTGTGGCGTATTTGGTCATCGCCCGAGTCGACCTTTAATTTCACTCACAGGACCTACTTTGCTCTTTCCGGATAAAGCCGCGcaagaaattttgacatttggaCCAATGACGCGATATGCAAAGGACTTACCTATCGTACTTGAAGTGATGTGTGGAActgaaaacgcaaaattactaaaattgcatgaagaagtcaactttgaaaaaataaaagttctcTACTGTACTCAATTCAGCAAGTCATCAGAAGACCTCAATTTCGACCCAGAAGTCCTTGAATCGCTCAAAAATGCCAGAAATGCATTTTCAAACGCTGGCGCCGACATCGAAGAAGCCGATTTGTGCTTCGACGGCATGTTTGAGACACTTTTCTCGCATATCATGGGCATCGACAACTCAACTATGATCGAAAAATCCGAAATCCCGCAAGGAGCTTGTTTCAAAGAATACGTCAAATGGGCATGTCGGAAGTCAAATCACACCTTGTTCGCGATAAATTCGCAATTTTTCCTGCGAAACGAGCGTTTGTACccgaaagacaagaaaaaagtgtACGAAAAGCGACTTGAATgcctaaaaaatgaaattgagaattttttgaagccaAATACGATTTTGGTATTACCTACCTTTCCAACTGCTGCTTATCGGCATTTTAGTTCAACGACTTCTACAGCAGCGCTTCAGTTTGTGTTACTGGCTTCAGTTTTTAATCTGCCAGCGACTTCCATTCCGATGggattaaacaaaaaaggacTTCCGATAGGGATTCAAGTGATCGCTGGGCGATTTCAGGATCGACTTTGCTTTGCGGCGGCGAAATTGCTTGAAGAACGGTTCGGGGGATGGCAGCCTCCTTCGATGGTTTTGGAGAAAGAAAAGTTgggtaaaagttaa
- the LOC134830554 gene encoding retinol-binding protein pinta-like: protein MALKVRDLPPELTQVAFNDFGETPEKLTSSIIEIRKWLEANPHIKPRTDDQFFATFLRGCKYDMKIVKEKLESFYTVRTQLPEFFIDRNTKDQKLNDLLKAGIILPLPKTSTPDAPRTVVIRFTSYDPSKYKMAEVVTLIGLVFDILSVEDDNSAVSGQIYILDLAGASFKHVFQFTPSLLKKFATLGQGGNPIRVKEQHFINTPTGFGTIFNIFKGLFAKEDLLMQVHSKVESLHKFVPPSILPVEYGGGDYKCSDIINTWSQKFLDFYDYFMEDKNFGVDLEMKKHLNKGK from the exons ATGGCACTAAAAGTACGTGATTTACCGCCGGAATTGACTCAAGTAGCCTTCAATGACTTTGGAGAGACACCCGAGAAACTTACTTCATCTATCATTGAGATTCGAAAATGGTTGGAGGCGAATCCACACATCAAACCACGCACAgatgatcaattttttgcgaCATTTTTGCGTGGATGCAAGTACGACATGAAGATAGTTAAGGAAAAATTGGAGAGTTTTTACACTGTAAGGACACAACTGCCGGAATTCTTCATCGATCGCAACACAAAAGACCAGAAATTGAACGATTTGCTGAAAGCAGg gATAATTTTGCCGCTTCCGAAGACTTCAACTCCCGATGCTCCGAGAACTGTTGTGATTCGTTTTACTTCCTACGACCCCAGCAAGTACAAAATGGCAGAAGTAGTGACACTAATTGGACTagttttcgatattttatcAGTTGAAGACGATAATTCAGCTGTCTCGGGCCAG ATTTACATCTTGGATCTGGCAGGTGCATCTTTTAAACACGTCTTTCAATTCACGCCGAGCTTGTTGAAGAAATTTGCGACTTTGGGTCAAGGCGGGAATCCGATTCGCGTGAAGGAACAACATTTTATCAACACTCCAACGGGTTTTGGGaccatttttaacattttcaaagGACTTTTCGCCAAAGAAGATTtattg atgcaAGTCCATAGTAAAGTAGAATCTTTACACAAATTCGTGCCTCCGAGCATCCTTCCTGTCGAATATGGAGGCGGTGACTACAAATGCTCTGACATAATCAACACCTGGAGTCAAAAATTCCTCgatttttacgattatttcatggaagacaaaaatttcgGCGTCGATttggaaatgaaaaaacacttaaataaaggaaaatga